One region of Eriocheir sinensis breed Jianghai 21 chromosome 36, ASM2467909v1, whole genome shotgun sequence genomic DNA includes:
- the LOC127007765 gene encoding ATP-dependent RNA helicase DDX42-like isoform X2 gives MSYNRGRGFGFGGFSFAKKQETIPPPPNATLSKHGYHTMTAISQNAISGGCGYGQPRKRPRDEDEYFDDEDESFEGAYQPAPGSPGPQRKESSDSDEDPLDAFMAGIEQEVKRTKVKGSEEKKEMKGVRDDIDEEDDEESYYRYIQENPNAGRQQEDSEDEIEYDEDGNPIAPKKPKYIDPLPPIDHTAIQYQDFTKNFYQEHEDIAVLSSAQVHELRTKLGIKVTGFDAPKPVTSFGHFGFDEALMKSIRKSEYTQPTPIQSQSVPIALSGRDAIGIAKTGSGKTAAFIWPMLVHIMDQRELSPGEGPIGLILAPTRELAQQIYTEARRFGKVYNIQVVCAYGGGSKWEQSKGLEAGAEIVVATPGRMIDMIKMKATNLQRVTFLVLDEADRMFDMGFEPQVRSICDHVRPERQTLLFSATFKRKVERLARDVLTDPVRVVQGELGEANQDVTQIIRLLNSNNHKWLWLTQRLVEFMSEGSILVFVTKKANAEELCNNLQIKEFDALLLHGDMSQYERNEVITAFKRKDKPILVATDVAARGLDIPHIRTVVNYDVARDIDTHTHRIGRTGRAGEKGTAYTLVTDKDKEFAGHLVRNLEGAAQEVPKELLDLAMQSSWFRKSRFKQGKAKALGGRGLGFRERPGLGSTPANETTGGDGGGGGGEGGGTDGFSGGSEGGDSYGGNGGEGGSGEGAAAVGPASQAYGGGDPSMTGPATNRLAAMKAAFHSQYKSQFTAASAETSWTIDKPTYVQPSQRRRKSRWDD, from the exons atgAGCTACAACAGGGGCCGAGGGTTTGGCTTCGGGGGGTTCTCCTTTGCCAAGAAACAGGAGACCATCCCCCCGCCCCCCAACGCCACCCTCAGCAAGCATGGCTACCACACCATGACGGCCATCAGCCAGAACGCGATCTCAGGCGGCTGCGGGTACGGCCAGCCACGCAAGAGACCCAGGGACGAGGACGA GTACTTTGATGACGAGGATGAGAGCTTTGAGGGAGCGTACCAGCCAGCGCCAGGCAGCCCGGGGCCCCAACGCAAGGAATCCTCAGACTCTGACGAGGACCCACTGGACGCCTTCATGGCCGGCATAGAGCAGGAG GTGAAGAGAACGAAGGTGAAGGGcagtgaggagaagaaggagatgaagggcgtGCGTGACGACATagacgaggaggatgacgaggagtcCTACTACAGATACATACAGGAGAACCCTAATGCtggcag GCAACAGGAGGACAGCGAGGACGAGATCGAGTATGACGAGGACGGTAACCCCATCGCCCCCAAGAAACCCAAGTACATTGATCCGCTGCCCCCCATCGACCACACTGCCATACAGTACCAGGATTTCACCAAGAACTTCTACCAGGAGCACGAGGACATCGCTGTGCTCTCCTCTGCCCAGGTGCACGAACTCAGGACCAAGCTGGGCatcaag GTTACAGGTTTTGACGCACCCAAGCCAGTCACAAGCTTTGGACACTTTGGTTTTGACGAGGCGCTCATGAAGTCTATCCGCAAGTCAGAGTACACCCAGCCAACGCCCATCCAGTCCCAGTCCGTGCCCATTGCGCTGAGTGGCCGCGACGCCATCGGTATCGCTAAGACTGGCAGCGGCAAGACAGCAGCGTTCATCTGGCCCATGCTGGTGCACATCATGGACCAGAGGGAGCTGTCTCCTGGCGAGGGTCCCATCGGCCTCATCCTGGCTCCCACACGTGAGCTGGCACAACAGATTTACACAGAGGCGCGCAGGTTCGGCAAGGTGTACAACATTCAG GTTGTGTGTGCGTATGGTGGCGGCAGCAAGTGGGAGCAGAGCAAAGGACTGGAGGCCGGCGCTGAGATCGTGGTGGCAACGCCCGGCCGCATGATTGACATGATCAAGATGAAGGCCACCAACCTGCAGCGCGTCACCTTCCTGGTGCTGGACGAGGCCGACCGCATGTTTGATATGGGGTTCGAGCCACAG GTGCGGTCAATATGTGATCACGTGCGGCCAGAAAGACAGACGCTGCTCTTCTCCGCCACCTTCAAGCGCAAGGTGGAGCGGCTGGCCCGGGACGTGCTGACGGATCCTGTGAGGGTGGTGCAGGGCGAGCTGGGAGAGGCCAACCAGGACGTGACGCAG ATTATCCGGCTCCTAAACTCCAACAACCACAAGTGGCTCTGGTTGACACAGCGGCTTGTGGAGTTCATGTCGGAGGGGAGCATCCTCGTGTTCGTCACCAAGAAGGCCAATGCCGAGGAGCTCTGCAACAACCTACAGATCAAGGAGTTCGACGCGCTGCTCCTCCACGGCGACATGAGCCAGTACGAGCGTAATGAGGTCATCACGGCGTTCAAGCGGAAGGACAAGCCCATCCTCGTTGCCACCGATGTCGCCGCACGTGGTCTGGACATCCCACACATCCGCACTGTTGTGAATTACGATGTGGCAAGGGACattgacacccacacccaccgtaTTGGGCGTACTG GTCGTGCCGGGGAGAAGGGCACGGCGTACACTCTCGTCACAGACAAGGACAAGGAATTCGCTGGCCACCTGGTGCGCAACCTGGAGGGGGCAGCGCAGGAGGTCCCCAAGGAGCTGCTAGACCTGGCCATGCAGAGCTCCTGGTTCCGCAAGTCCCGGTTCAAGCAGGGCAAGGCCAAGGCTCTGGGTGGACGGGGCCTTGGCTTCAGGGAGCGGCCTGGCCTTGGCTCCACCCCGGCTAACGAGACAACAG gtggtgatgggggaggaggagggggagagggaggaggcaccGATGGTTTTAGTGGTGGCAGTGAAGGAGGGGACAGTTACGGTGGCAATGGTGGCGAAGGGGGCAGCGGCGAGGGGGCGGCAGCGGTGGGCCCAGCCAGCCAGGCGTACGGTGGAGGGGACCCCAGCATGACAGGCCCGGCCACCAACCGCCTGGCCGCCATGAAAGCCGCCTTCCATTCACAATACAAGAGtcag
- the LOC127007765 gene encoding ATP-dependent RNA helicase DDX42-like isoform X1 has translation MLLSGSSSHKAEQSHPLTARHTHTHTHTPAMSYNRGRGFGFGGFSFAKKQETIPPPPNATLSKHGYHTMTAISQNAISGGCGYGQPRKRPRDEDEYFDDEDESFEGAYQPAPGSPGPQRKESSDSDEDPLDAFMAGIEQEVKRTKVKGSEEKKEMKGVRDDIDEEDDEESYYRYIQENPNAGRQQEDSEDEIEYDEDGNPIAPKKPKYIDPLPPIDHTAIQYQDFTKNFYQEHEDIAVLSSAQVHELRTKLGIKVTGFDAPKPVTSFGHFGFDEALMKSIRKSEYTQPTPIQSQSVPIALSGRDAIGIAKTGSGKTAAFIWPMLVHIMDQRELSPGEGPIGLILAPTRELAQQIYTEARRFGKVYNIQVVCAYGGGSKWEQSKGLEAGAEIVVATPGRMIDMIKMKATNLQRVTFLVLDEADRMFDMGFEPQVRSICDHVRPERQTLLFSATFKRKVERLARDVLTDPVRVVQGELGEANQDVTQIIRLLNSNNHKWLWLTQRLVEFMSEGSILVFVTKKANAEELCNNLQIKEFDALLLHGDMSQYERNEVITAFKRKDKPILVATDVAARGLDIPHIRTVVNYDVARDIDTHTHRIGRTGRAGEKGTAYTLVTDKDKEFAGHLVRNLEGAAQEVPKELLDLAMQSSWFRKSRFKQGKAKALGGRGLGFRERPGLGSTPANETTGGDGGGGGGEGGGTDGFSGGSEGGDSYGGNGGEGGSGEGAAAVGPASQAYGGGDPSMTGPATNRLAAMKAAFHSQYKSQFTAASAETSWTIDKPTYVQPSQRRRKSRWDD, from the exons ATGCTGTTAAGTG GTTCTTCATCACACAAAGCAGAGCAGAGCCATCCACtcacagcaagacacacacacacacacacacacacaccagccatgAGCTACAACAGGGGCCGAGGGTTTGGCTTCGGGGGGTTCTCCTTTGCCAAGAAACAGGAGACCATCCCCCCGCCCCCCAACGCCACCCTCAGCAAGCATGGCTACCACACCATGACGGCCATCAGCCAGAACGCGATCTCAGGCGGCTGCGGGTACGGCCAGCCACGCAAGAGACCCAGGGACGAGGACGA GTACTTTGATGACGAGGATGAGAGCTTTGAGGGAGCGTACCAGCCAGCGCCAGGCAGCCCGGGGCCCCAACGCAAGGAATCCTCAGACTCTGACGAGGACCCACTGGACGCCTTCATGGCCGGCATAGAGCAGGAG GTGAAGAGAACGAAGGTGAAGGGcagtgaggagaagaaggagatgaagggcgtGCGTGACGACATagacgaggaggatgacgaggagtcCTACTACAGATACATACAGGAGAACCCTAATGCtggcag GCAACAGGAGGACAGCGAGGACGAGATCGAGTATGACGAGGACGGTAACCCCATCGCCCCCAAGAAACCCAAGTACATTGATCCGCTGCCCCCCATCGACCACACTGCCATACAGTACCAGGATTTCACCAAGAACTTCTACCAGGAGCACGAGGACATCGCTGTGCTCTCCTCTGCCCAGGTGCACGAACTCAGGACCAAGCTGGGCatcaag GTTACAGGTTTTGACGCACCCAAGCCAGTCACAAGCTTTGGACACTTTGGTTTTGACGAGGCGCTCATGAAGTCTATCCGCAAGTCAGAGTACACCCAGCCAACGCCCATCCAGTCCCAGTCCGTGCCCATTGCGCTGAGTGGCCGCGACGCCATCGGTATCGCTAAGACTGGCAGCGGCAAGACAGCAGCGTTCATCTGGCCCATGCTGGTGCACATCATGGACCAGAGGGAGCTGTCTCCTGGCGAGGGTCCCATCGGCCTCATCCTGGCTCCCACACGTGAGCTGGCACAACAGATTTACACAGAGGCGCGCAGGTTCGGCAAGGTGTACAACATTCAG GTTGTGTGTGCGTATGGTGGCGGCAGCAAGTGGGAGCAGAGCAAAGGACTGGAGGCCGGCGCTGAGATCGTGGTGGCAACGCCCGGCCGCATGATTGACATGATCAAGATGAAGGCCACCAACCTGCAGCGCGTCACCTTCCTGGTGCTGGACGAGGCCGACCGCATGTTTGATATGGGGTTCGAGCCACAG GTGCGGTCAATATGTGATCACGTGCGGCCAGAAAGACAGACGCTGCTCTTCTCCGCCACCTTCAAGCGCAAGGTGGAGCGGCTGGCCCGGGACGTGCTGACGGATCCTGTGAGGGTGGTGCAGGGCGAGCTGGGAGAGGCCAACCAGGACGTGACGCAG ATTATCCGGCTCCTAAACTCCAACAACCACAAGTGGCTCTGGTTGACACAGCGGCTTGTGGAGTTCATGTCGGAGGGGAGCATCCTCGTGTTCGTCACCAAGAAGGCCAATGCCGAGGAGCTCTGCAACAACCTACAGATCAAGGAGTTCGACGCGCTGCTCCTCCACGGCGACATGAGCCAGTACGAGCGTAATGAGGTCATCACGGCGTTCAAGCGGAAGGACAAGCCCATCCTCGTTGCCACCGATGTCGCCGCACGTGGTCTGGACATCCCACACATCCGCACTGTTGTGAATTACGATGTGGCAAGGGACattgacacccacacccaccgtaTTGGGCGTACTG GTCGTGCCGGGGAGAAGGGCACGGCGTACACTCTCGTCACAGACAAGGACAAGGAATTCGCTGGCCACCTGGTGCGCAACCTGGAGGGGGCAGCGCAGGAGGTCCCCAAGGAGCTGCTAGACCTGGCCATGCAGAGCTCCTGGTTCCGCAAGTCCCGGTTCAAGCAGGGCAAGGCCAAGGCTCTGGGTGGACGGGGCCTTGGCTTCAGGGAGCGGCCTGGCCTTGGCTCCACCCCGGCTAACGAGACAACAG gtggtgatgggggaggaggagggggagagggaggaggcaccGATGGTTTTAGTGGTGGCAGTGAAGGAGGGGACAGTTACGGTGGCAATGGTGGCGAAGGGGGCAGCGGCGAGGGGGCGGCAGCGGTGGGCCCAGCCAGCCAGGCGTACGGTGGAGGGGACCCCAGCATGACAGGCCCGGCCACCAACCGCCTGGCCGCCATGAAAGCCGCCTTCCATTCACAATACAAGAGtcag